In Daphnia pulicaria isolate SC F1-1A chromosome 5, SC_F0-13Bv2, whole genome shotgun sequence, a single genomic region encodes these proteins:
- the LOC124340930 gene encoding G protein-coupled receptor kinase 1-like: MADLEAVLADVSYLMAMEKSKCTPAARASKKIILPDPSVRSVTQKYLEKIGEVTFDKIFNQRLGFLLFKQYCEEISDEPIPQLGFYEEIKRYEKLETIEDRRKLAREIYDNFIMKELLSHTHTYSKEAVAHVQKYLTKNEVPAHLFEPYIDEIFTRLRSDIFRKFVESDKYTRFCQWKNLELNIQLTMNDFSVHRIIGRGGFGEVYGCRKADTGKMYAMKCLDKKRIKMKQGETLALNERIMLSLVSTGADCPFIVCMTYAFHTPDKLCFVLDLMNGGDLHYHLSQHGVFNEQEMRFYAAEVILGLEHMHRRFIVYRDLKPANILLDEHGHVRISDLGLACDFSKKKPHASVGTHGYMAPEVLSKGTAYDSSADWFSFGCMLYKLLKGHSPFRQHKTKDKHEIDRMTLTMNVELPDNFSNELRTLLEGLLHRDVDKRLGCRGRGAEEVKGHPFFLGVDWQQVYMQKYPPPLIPPRGEVNAADAFDIGSFDEEDTKGYKLTEKDQELYQNFPLVISERWQSEVSDTVFDTINQEADKAEAKKKSKHRKFDLDEKDSDCILHGYIKKLGGPFASAWQTRYARLYPNRLELHYESSSSKPELVLMDHVEEINCELTTFKGEQSILLRTKEGGRVVLTNQDEIGLKEWLHSLRTAHKGSVELLANMARKAGKIYGTDMDANNRQHTQHNSPLASRSTNGT, encoded by the exons ATGGCTGACCTAGAAGCAGTGCTGGCTGATGTCAGCTACTTGATGGCTATGGAGAAGAGCAAGTGCACCCCAGCTGCCCGTGCCAGCAAGAAAATCATACTTCCCGATCCCAG TGTCAGGAGTGTAACCCAAAAGTATCTGGAAAAGATAGGTGAAGTCACCTTTGACAAAATCTTCAATCAGCGATTAG GCTTCCTTCTTTTTAAACAATATTGTGAAGAAATCAGCGACGAACCCATACCTCAATTAGGATTCTACGAAGAG ATCAAACGCTACGAGAAGCTGGAAACGATTGAAGACAGACGGAAACTTGCCCGGGAGATTTACGACAATTTCATCATGAAAGAACTGCTGTCGCATACGCAC ACTTATTCCAAAGAGGCTGTGGCTCACGTCCAGAAATACTTGACCAAAAATGAAGTCCCGGCTCATCTGTTTGAG CCTTACATCGACGAGATCTTTACCCGTTTGCGGAGTGACATCTTTCGAAAGTTTGTCGAAAGCGACAAGTACACTCGTTTCTGTCAGTGGAAGAATCTCGAGCTCAACATCCAG TTGACTATGAACGATTTCAGCGTTCACCGAATCATTGGCCGCGGCGGTTTCGGTGAGGTCTATGGCTGCCGGAAGGCCGACACTGGCAAAATGTACGCCATGAAATGCCTGGATAAGAAACGcatcaaaatgaaacaggGCGAAACGTTGGCTCTCAACGAGCGTATCATGCTCTCGTTGGTCAGCACCGGT GCGGACTGCCCTTTTATTGTCTGCATGACTTACGCGTTCCACACGCCGGACAAGCTTTGCTTTGTGCTGGATCTGATGAACGGCGGTGACCTGCACTATCATCTCTCTCAGCACGGTGTCTTCAACGAACAGGAGATGCGTTTCTACGCCGCCGAAGTCATTCtag gTCTGGAACACATGCACAGGAGGTTCATAGTCTACCGCGATTTGAAGCCAGCCAACATCCTACTCGACGAGCACGGGCACGTCCGCATCTCTGATTTGGGATTGGCTTGCGATTTCTCCAAGAAGAAGCCTCACGCTAGCGT CGGAACTCACGGCTACATGGCGCCCGAAGTCTTGTCAAAAGGCACAGCCTACGATTCCAGCGCCGATTGGTTCAGCTTCGGCTGCATGCTGTACAAACTGCTCAAAGGCCATTCGCCGTTCCGTCAGCACAAGACGAAAGACAAGCACGAGATTGACCGGATGACGTTGACCATG AACGTTGAACTGCCCGACAACTTCTCCAACGAGCTGAGAACTTTGCTGGAAGGACTTCTTCATCGCGACGTCGATAAACGACTCGGCTGCCGCGGACGAGG AGCTGAAGAAGTCAAAGGCCATCCTTTCTTCCTGGGAGTCGACTGGCAGCAAGTCTACATGCAAAAATATCCACCGCCGCTGATTCCCCCTCGGGGTGAAGTCAACGCCGCCGACGCTTTTGACATTGGATCCTTTGATGAGGAGGACACGAAAGGATACAAG CTGACCGAGAAAGACCAAGAGCTCTACCAGAATTTTCCGCTGGTCATTTCGGAGCGTTGGCAGTCGGAAGTGTCTGACACGGTCTTCGATACTATCAACCAGGAAGCTGACAAAGCCGAGGCCAAGAAGAAATCCAAACACCGGAAATTCGATCTCGACGAGAAag ATTCCGACTGCATCCTTCACGGGTACATCAAGAAGTTGGGCGGACCTTTTGCGTCGGCCTGGCAGACCAGATACGCCCGCCTCTATCCCAACAGACTGGAATTGCATTATGAGTCTTCAAGTTCGAAGCCGGAACTCGTTTTGATGGATCACGTTGAAGAAATCAATTGTGAACTGACGACCTTCAAGGGCGAGCAGAGCATCCTCCTTCGCACCAAAGAAGGCGGCCGGGTTGTGCTCACAAATCAG GACGAAATTGGCTTGAAAGAATGGCTTCATTCCCTGCGAACGGCGCACAAAGGCTCAGTCGAGCTGCTGGCCAACATGGCACGCAAGGCTGGCAAGATCTACGGGACGGACATGGACGCCAACAACCGCCAGCACACCCAGCACAACAGTCCTTTGGCCTCGAGGAGCACCAATGGCACTTAA